The proteins below come from a single Papaver somniferum cultivar HN1 chromosome 11, ASM357369v1, whole genome shotgun sequence genomic window:
- the LOC113324294 gene encoding uncharacterized protein LOC113324294, whose product MERLETLGNKNNILDPESLANEFNKTMKNLYGSYEEQYKKIPAFCEMVKEKMPGSVASFSYGSTDNTFLSMTLCFKPAIEGFLDGCRKIIGLDDCHLYGKYGGVLMVATGLDGHNGLLPLGIMVCRNEIIENWKIFLKDLKVILGEDLHFTIISDKQKGISEACDKYFCLDGHRLCFSSMTNYYLATWQTFDEEFQEQHMDKLFVEDDKVALYLLDKKLECWSRSHFSNDSKCEHINNNFSESFNNMAKPFRDKPIITLGQMYARMVMGLFFKRRNECEKWQDGQIMPKAMKLITKMQDLTHLFELTGAVRGKVYDVKSVHDVVFVVDLPKKTCSCLQWQLRGFPCQHDVCALTPLKPNWADYYDPVYSVEYYKKTYAPEFEPLSAEINWNILVEFINPPVIIRKTGRPRKKRIPSYDEAGSVKKMRKCKKCGVYGHYAVTCSDGEVGKNP is encoded by the exons ATGGAAAGGTTGGAGACTCTTGGAAACAAAAACAACATCCTTGATCCTGAGTCATTGGCAAATgagttcaacaaaacaatgaag AACCTTTATGGAAGCTATGAGGAGCAGTACAAGAAAATTCCTGCATTCTGCGAAATGGTGAAG GAAAAAATGCCTGGCAGTGTAGCTAGTTTCTCATATGGAAGCACAGACAACACATTCTTGTCAATGACACTCTGCTTCAAGCCTGCTATAGAAGGATTCTTGGATGGATGTAGGAAAATCATTGGATTGGATGATTGCCATTTGTATGGGAAGTATGGTGGCGTGTTAATGGTTGCAACAGGTCTAGATGGTCATAATGGTTTACTTCCTCTTGGTATAATGGTGTGTAGGAATGAAATCATTGAGAATTGGAAGATATTTCTCAAAGACTTGAAAGTTATACTGGGTGAAGACTTGCATTTCACCATTATATCAGACAAGCAGAAGGGGATTAGTGAAGCTTGTGACAAATACTTCTGCTTGGATGGGCACAGATTATGTTTCAG TTCAATGACTAACTATTACTTGGCTACTTGGCAGACATTTGATGAAGAATTTCAAGAA CAACACATGGATAAATtgtttgttgaggatgataaagTTGCACTGTATCTCCTAGATAAAAAACTTGAATGCTGGTCTAGGTCTcatttctcaaatgatagcaagTGTGAGCACATTAACAATAATTTCTCAGAATCTTTCAACAACATGGCCAAGCCCTTCAGGGATAAGCCTATCATTACACTTGGACAAATGTATGCTAGAATGGTGATGGGTCTTTTCTTCAAGAGGAGGAATGAATGTGAAAAGTGGCAGGATGGTCAGATAATGCCAAAGGCAATGAAGCTGATTACAAAGATGCAGGACTTAACTCATCTGTTTGAGTTAACTGGAGCTGTAAGGGGAAAGGTGTATGATGTCAAGAGTGTTCATGATGTTGTGTTTGTTGTGGATCTTCCCAAAAAGACATGTAGTTGTTTGCAGTGGCAGCTGAGGGGGTTTCCTTGTCAACATGATGTATGTGCTTTAACACCTTTGAAACCAAACTGGGCTGA CTACTATGACCCTGTGTACAGTGTGGAATATTACAAAAAGACATATGCTCCAGAGTTTGAACCATTATCAGCTGAAATTAACTGG AATATACTGGTAGAGTTCATTAATCCTCCTGTTATCATAAGGAAAACTGGAAGGCCAAGGAAGAAGAGGATTCCTTCTTATGATGAAGCTGGAAgtgtgaagaaaatgagaaagtgtAAGAAGTGTGGAGTTTATGGCCACTATGCAGTAACTTGTAGTGATGGAGAGGTTGGAAAGAATCCATAG